The proteins below are encoded in one region of Saccopteryx leptura isolate mSacLep1 chromosome 1, mSacLep1_pri_phased_curated, whole genome shotgun sequence:
- the FUT4 gene encoding alpha-(1,3)-fucosyltransferase 4, translating to MSLWDAAGTPGAVEGAEGERRCSRKRPGPGRAGRAGGAGEGRDGAAPGWAARLVHLALAARPAGSYGEGSRIRGPWGSGTALSGSRVGGERLRRLDPQRQYESGRRGSKPADARPAAAALSARAMGAPWGPVARRLRGRRRARGLPQTASALAAAGLLCTALAAYACWGQLPPLPWTSYAPPRPVGVLLWWEPFAGRDSAARPPPDCWLRFSISGCRLLTDRANYGEAQAVLFHHRDLVKGSPDWPPPWGGRGRPTEKLELRVLDDEEEAKVIAAEALAASSHRPPGQRWVWMNFESPSHCPRLRSLGGNLFNWTLSYRADSDIFVPYGYLYPRTHPSDQPPGLVPPLARKRGLVAWVVSNWDERQARVRYYHQLSQHMSVDVFGKGGTRRPVPDIGLLHTVARYKFYLAFENSQHLDYITEKLWRNALLAGTVPVVLGPSRANYERFMPRGAFIHVDDFPNASSLAAYLRFLDRNQAVYRRYFSWRRSYAVHITSFWDEPWCLACQAVQRAGDRTQSVSNLARWFER from the coding sequence ATGAGCCTGTGGGACGCAGCCGGGACTCCGGGAGCAGTGGAGGGGGCGGAGGGGGAGCGGAGGTGCAGCAGGAAACGCCCGGGGCCTGGCCGGGCTGGTCGGGCTGGGGGCgccggggaggggagggacggGGCGGCGCCCGGCTGGGCCGCCCGGCTTGTTCACCTCGCTCTGGCGGCGCGCCCCGCGGGGAGTTACGGGGAGGGGAGCAGGATCCGCGGGCCCTGGGGTTCCGGGACCGCCCTCTCCGGGTCCAGGGTCGGCGGCGAGCGGCTACGACGGCTAGACCCGCAGCGGCAGTATGAGAGCGGGCGCCGAGGCTCCAAGCCTGCGGACGCACGGCCAGCTGCGGCGGCTCTCTCTGCGCGCGCCATGGGGGCGCCGTGGGGCCCGGTGGCCCGCCGGCTGCGCGGGCGGCGCCGAGCGCGGGGGCTGCCGCAGACCGCCTCGGCGCTGGCGGCCGCCGGCCTGCTGTGCACCGCTCTCGCCGCCTATGCCTGCTGGGGGCAGCTCCCGCCGCTGCCCTGGACCTCCTACGCCCCGCCGCGGCCGGTGGGCGTGCTGCTGTGGTGGGAGCCCTTTGCGGGGCGCGACAGCGCCGCGAGGCCGCCCCCCGACTGCTGGCTGCGCTTCAGCATCAGCGGCTGCCGCCTGCTCACTGACCGTGCTAACTACGGGGAAGCCCAGGCTGTGCTTTTCCACCACCGAGACCTCGTGAAGGGATCCCCGGACTGGCCCCCGCCCTGGGGCGGCCGCGGGCGCCCAACGGAGAAGCTGGAGCTGCGGGTGTTGGACGACGAGGAGGAAGCGAAGGTGATAGCTGCTGAAGCCCTGGCTGCCTCGAGCCACAGGCCCCCGGGCCAGCGCTGGGTGTGGATGAACTTCGAGTCGCCTTCCCACTGCCCCAGACTGCGAAGCCTGGGAGGTAACCTCTTCAACTGGACGCTCTCCTACCGGGCTGACTCAGACATCTTTGTGCCTTATGGCTACCTTTACCCCAGGACCCATCCCAGCGACCAACCACCAGGCCTGGTCCCCCCGCTGGCTCGGAAACGGGGTCTGGTGGCCTGGGTTGTAAGCAACTGGGATGAGCGTCAGGCCCGGGTCCGCTACTACCACCAGCTGAGCCAGCATATGTCTGTGGATGTGTTCGGCAAGGGCGGGACCCGGCGGCCTGTGCCTGACATTGGGCTTCTGCACACGGTGGCCCGCTACAAATTCTACCTTGCCTTCGAAAACTCACAACATCTGGATTATATCACCGAGAAGCTCTGGCGCAACGCCCTGCTGGCTGGCACAGTACCGGTGGTACTGGGCCCCAGCCGTGCCAATTATGAGCGCTTTATGCCCCGCGGTGCCTTCATCCACGTAGACGACTTCCCTAATGCCTCCTCCCTGGCCGCCTATCTGCGCTTCCTCGACCGAAACCAGGCTGTCTACCGCCGTTACTTCAGTTGGCGACGGAGCTATGCTGTGCACATAACTTCCTTTTGGGATGAGCCTTGGTGCCTGGCCTGCCAGGCTGTGCAGAGGGCCGGGGACCGGACCCAAAGCGTAAGCAACCTGGCTCGCTGGTTTGAGAGGTGA